The nucleotide window GGCGCTGTTTACACTCTTTGTTCTGGCTGTGGCCTCAATTATCGGGACCATTATTCCCCAGAAAGAAGAAAGCATCAAATACATTGAGCTTTACGGTGAAAACATCGCCAAGTTCTTTCAACT belongs to Desulfobulbaceae bacterium and includes:
- a CDS encoding cytochrome c biogenesis protein ResB; translated protein: MENKKGNSLWNFFASVKLALFTLFVLAVASIIGTIIPQKEESIKYIELYGENIAKFFQL